The following coding sequences are from one Massilia sp. KIM window:
- a CDS encoding pirin family protein — protein sequence MKSIIGVFSAPRPHWVGDGFPVRTLFSYRDMAQQISPFLLLDHAGPAEFSPSPQPRGVGQHPHRGFETVTIVYQGELAHRDSNGGGGVIGPGDVQWMTAGSGILHEEFHSEAFTRAGGMLEMVQLWVNLPRRHKLAPPAYQSIRSADIPVLPLPADAGRLRLIAGDFAGRKGPARTFTGIDVWDLRLDAGMTVTLPLKAGRTALFIMIRGTALLGQTDVLRETQWALAGSTGTMLRIEANTHCSILVLSGEPIDEPIAGHGPFVMNTEAEIQAAFRDLQSGRFGQLIPLPHPAGHGGADGTGV from the coding sequence ATGAAATCCATCATTGGCGTCTTTAGCGCACCGCGTCCGCATTGGGTCGGGGATGGCTTCCCGGTACGCACCCTGTTTTCCTACCGCGACATGGCGCAGCAGATCAGTCCCTTCCTGCTGCTCGACCATGCGGGGCCGGCGGAGTTTTCCCCATCGCCGCAGCCGCGCGGCGTCGGCCAGCATCCGCACCGCGGCTTCGAAACCGTCACCATCGTGTACCAGGGTGAATTGGCACACCGCGATTCCAACGGCGGGGGTGGCGTGATCGGTCCTGGCGACGTCCAATGGATGACGGCCGGATCGGGCATCCTGCATGAGGAATTCCATTCCGAGGCCTTCACACGCGCGGGAGGGATGCTGGAGATGGTGCAGTTATGGGTCAACCTGCCGCGGCGCCACAAATTAGCGCCGCCCGCTTACCAGTCGATACGCTCCGCGGACATTCCCGTCCTTCCCCTGCCCGCCGATGCCGGCCGGCTGCGCCTCATCGCCGGTGATTTTGCCGGCCGCAAGGGACCGGCGCGCACCTTCACGGGAATCGATGTATGGGACCTGCGCCTGGATGCGGGCATGACGGTCACCCTGCCTCTGAAGGCGGGAAGGACGGCCTTGTTCATCATGATCCGCGGCACCGCCCTGCTCGGGCAGACCGACGTGCTCCGCGAAACCCAGTGGGCGCTGGCCGGCAGCACCGGCACGATGCTGCGGATCGAAGCGAATACGCACTGCAGTATCCTGGTCCTCAGCGGCGAGCCGATCGATGAGCCGATCGCCGGCCACGGTCCTTTCGTCATGAATACCGAGGCGGAGATACAGGCGGCGTTCCGCGACCTGCAAAGCGGCCGCTTCGGGCAGCTCATCCCCCTGCCTCATCCGGCCGGACATGGCGGTGCGGACGGAACGGGAGTATGA
- a CDS encoding SDR family NAD(P)-dependent oxidoreductase, whose translation MIDLKGKRALVTGGSRGIGAAIALALAENGANVAFTYRTEAGKAQAMAASIEGLGRRAIAIQADSADPEAITRSVDLAVDALGGLDILVNSAAVGLNGMIADLDIDAYQAMMDVNVRAPLLYAKAVIPHLGAGGRIVSIGSGLGERVPFPGVTAYAMSKSALLSFTRGLARELGPQGITVNLVQPGSTDTDANPADGPAADFQRGMTALGRFGEPREVANAVVFLASPAASVITGAILTADGGALA comes from the coding sequence ATGATTGATCTGAAGGGTAAGCGTGCACTGGTCACCGGAGGTTCGCGCGGAATTGGCGCGGCGATCGCATTGGCGCTGGCGGAAAACGGCGCCAACGTCGCGTTCACCTACCGCACGGAGGCCGGCAAAGCGCAGGCCATGGCCGCTTCCATCGAAGGGCTGGGCCGCCGCGCTATCGCGATCCAGGCTGACAGCGCCGATCCGGAAGCGATCACGCGTTCCGTCGACCTGGCTGTCGATGCACTTGGCGGACTCGATATCCTCGTCAACAGCGCAGCCGTCGGCCTGAATGGAATGATTGCCGATCTCGATATCGACGCTTACCAGGCGATGATGGATGTGAACGTGCGTGCTCCGCTCCTGTATGCCAAAGCGGTCATCCCGCATCTGGGCGCTGGCGGCCGTATCGTCTCGATCGGATCGGGTTTGGGAGAGCGGGTGCCCTTTCCGGGCGTGACGGCGTATGCAATGTCCAAGTCGGCCCTGCTCTCGTTTACCCGCGGGCTGGCGCGTGAACTCGGCCCGCAGGGAATCACTGTCAATCTCGTGCAGCCCGGCTCCACCGACACGGATGCGAATCCGGCCGACGGCCCGGCTGCCGACTTCCAGCGCGGCATGACGGCCCTGGGACGCTTCGGTGAGCCCAGGGAAGTCGCGAACGCGGTGGTGTTCCTGGCCAGCCCGGCGGCCAGCGTGATCACGGGTGCCATCCTTACCGCCGATGGTGGCGCGCTCGCCTGA
- a CDS encoding LysR family transcriptional regulator: MKVDIEVLQTFVEVAGAGGISPAASRLALSKSVVSRRLARLEDELGLQLLSRTSRGAALTEAGLTFMHYASRACAEMDLAREAIHPAGDLRGRLRISAPLSFGSTHFAPVIAEMARRHPLLNIQTSYTDQVVDLIAEGYDCAIRLGYLQDSTLVARRVGPIYRTVVASPAYVAEHGSPETLEELQHHQALMQGTEAWYLMNGDTRVAVRPQGRFKADNCNALLAATLAGLGIACLPTGLVREHLNAGSLVAVLSNHSLPPASAYVVRPPGQRTTAKVRTLTELLIEYFDKTQAS; the protein is encoded by the coding sequence ATGAAAGTGGATATCGAAGTGCTGCAGACCTTCGTCGAGGTTGCCGGCGCCGGCGGAATTTCGCCGGCAGCCTCGCGACTCGCCTTGTCAAAATCGGTCGTCAGCCGGCGCCTCGCCCGTCTTGAAGACGAGTTGGGACTGCAGCTACTGTCGCGCACTTCGCGTGGCGCGGCGCTGACCGAGGCTGGCTTGACCTTCATGCACTACGCGTCCCGGGCCTGTGCAGAGATGGATCTTGCGCGAGAAGCCATCCATCCAGCAGGCGACCTGCGCGGACGGCTGCGTATCTCCGCGCCACTGTCCTTCGGCTCGACGCATTTTGCACCTGTGATCGCTGAAATGGCGCGGCGTCATCCACTGCTGAACATCCAGACCTCATACACTGATCAGGTCGTCGATCTGATCGCGGAAGGCTACGATTGTGCGATTCGGCTCGGCTACCTGCAAGACTCCACCCTGGTCGCGCGACGCGTCGGCCCGATCTATCGAACGGTTGTGGCCAGCCCGGCCTACGTCGCCGAGCACGGTTCCCCGGAGACATTGGAAGAACTCCAACACCATCAGGCCCTCATGCAGGGCACTGAAGCGTGGTATCTCATGAACGGAGATACTAGGGTCGCAGTGCGCCCGCAAGGGCGCTTCAAGGCTGACAATTGCAACGCCCTCCTTGCTGCCACGCTGGCCGGACTGGGCATCGCTTGCCTACCCACTGGCCTGGTTCGCGAACACCTGAATGCCGGGTCACTGGTAGCGGTCCTATCCAATCACTCCCTGCCGCCGGCTAGCGCCTACGTAGTGCGTCCGCCCGGCCAGCGCACCACCGCAAAAGTGCGCACCCTCACCGAACTGCTGATCGAGTATTTCGACAAGACGCAGGCCTCTTGA